A genomic stretch from Microbacterium faecale includes:
- a CDS encoding iron chelate uptake ABC transporter family permease subunit gives MSTDVRPAVVAAPSAPRPGRVRALWSRPGARILALAVVVAALAVFYLVNDVPGSFLFAAKIRGLTIAAMAVVACAVGVSTVVFHTITQNRILTPSIMGFDAFYGLITTGMVFLFGASGFLQADSVVMWILQTVVMVAFSVALFTWLFAGKRRSIHLMLLVGIVLGTFFRSATEWMQRMLDPLDFQVVTDAMFASLTRPDPALLLFTAALVLAGCAAVVPLVAHLDVLTLGAPAAVGLGVDHRRVVMSLFLVVSVMVAACTALVGPILFFGLIVANLAYSYAGSFRHRWTLPTAVLLGLVCLLGGQIVIEQLLGWSGTLSTVIEFAGGAFFLYLVLRKGAR, from the coding sequence GTGTCCACTGACGTGCGTCCGGCGGTTGTCGCCGCCCCCTCCGCTCCGCGTCCAGGCCGGGTGCGCGCGCTCTGGTCTCGGCCCGGGGCGCGGATCCTCGCACTCGCGGTCGTCGTCGCCGCGCTTGCCGTGTTCTATCTCGTGAACGACGTGCCGGGGTCCTTCCTGTTCGCGGCGAAGATCCGCGGGCTGACCATCGCGGCGATGGCCGTCGTCGCGTGCGCGGTCGGCGTCTCGACGGTGGTCTTTCATACGATCACGCAGAACCGGATCCTCACGCCGTCGATCATGGGCTTCGACGCGTTCTACGGCCTGATCACGACCGGCATGGTGTTCCTGTTCGGCGCGAGCGGCTTCCTCCAGGCCGACAGCGTCGTGATGTGGATCCTGCAGACCGTGGTCATGGTGGCGTTCAGCGTTGCGCTGTTCACGTGGCTGTTCGCGGGCAAACGGCGGTCGATTCACCTGATGCTGCTCGTCGGGATCGTGCTGGGCACGTTTTTCCGCAGCGCGACGGAGTGGATGCAGCGCATGCTGGATCCACTCGACTTTCAGGTCGTGACCGACGCGATGTTCGCCTCGCTGACGCGACCGGATCCCGCGCTGCTGCTGTTCACCGCGGCCCTCGTGCTGGCGGGCTGTGCCGCGGTCGTGCCCCTCGTCGCGCACCTCGACGTGCTCACGCTCGGGGCGCCAGCCGCCGTCGGTCTCGGCGTCGATCACCGTCGGGTTGTGATGTCGTTGTTCCTCGTCGTGTCGGTGATGGTTGCCGCCTGCACGGCGCTCGTCGGTCCGATCCTCTTCTTCGGTCTCATCGTCGCGAACCTCGCCTATTCGTATGCGGGGAGCTTCCGGCACCGCTGGACTCTTCCCACTGCCGTGCTGCTCGGGCTCGTCTGCCTGCTCGGCGGGCAGATCGTCATCGAACAGCTGCTCGGCTGGAGTGGGACGCTGTCAACCGTGATCGAATTCGCCGGCGGCGCGTTCTTCCTGTACCTCGTGCTGAGAAAGGGGGCACGGTGA
- a CDS encoding ABC transporter permease produces MRKTLTAPTSTPAPARTRRTWVGVLIGAALVALAAVSLLIGASNDVSVSSLAKGDGDALFLLAASRIPRTVSLVLVGASLGIAGLIMQMLVRNKFVEPSTTGVTEFAVLGMLIALVFWPGMPILPRMAFISLFALAGTWIFLRIIRFVPVRTLVLVPLVGIMLGGVVGAATTFFAYRLDLLQSLGQWSQGSFATVMRGRYEFLWVAVVMVVIAWLAADRFSVIGLGEEFATNLGLDFRRVVAIGMIIVAVITACVLVTAGVLPFLGLVVPNIVSLIIGDNVRRAIPWVAGLGSVFVVACDIIARVVRFPYEIPLSVVVGIVGAGLFLWLLLRRRGRVH; encoded by the coding sequence TTGCGTAAGACGCTGACCGCCCCGACGAGCACCCCCGCCCCCGCGCGCACCCGGCGCACGTGGGTGGGGGTGCTCATCGGCGCCGCGCTGGTGGCGCTCGCCGCCGTGAGCCTCCTCATCGGGGCCTCGAACGATGTGTCGGTGTCCTCCCTCGCGAAGGGTGACGGCGACGCTCTGTTCCTGCTGGCTGCCAGCCGGATCCCCCGCACGGTCTCGCTCGTTCTCGTCGGTGCCTCGCTGGGAATCGCGGGCCTCATCATGCAGATGCTCGTGCGCAACAAGTTCGTCGAGCCATCGACCACCGGCGTCACGGAGTTCGCCGTTCTCGGTATGCTCATCGCGCTCGTGTTCTGGCCGGGCATGCCGATCCTGCCCCGCATGGCCTTCATCTCGCTCTTCGCGCTCGCGGGCACCTGGATCTTCCTCCGCATCATCCGCTTCGTCCCGGTGCGCACGCTCGTGCTCGTTCCGCTCGTGGGCATCATGCTCGGTGGCGTCGTCGGGGCCGCGACGACGTTCTTCGCCTACCGCCTCGACCTTCTGCAGTCCCTCGGCCAGTGGTCGCAGGGATCCTTCGCGACCGTCATGCGCGGACGCTACGAGTTCCTCTGGGTCGCGGTGGTGATGGTCGTCATCGCGTGGCTCGCGGCCGATCGCTTCAGCGTGATCGGCCTCGGCGAGGAGTTCGCGACGAACCTCGGACTCGACTTTCGGCGCGTCGTCGCAATCGGCATGATCATCGTCGCCGTCATCACGGCGTGCGTGCTCGTCACCGCCGGCGTCCTGCCGTTCCTCGGCCTCGTCGTGCCGAACATCGTCAGCCTCATCATCGGCGACAACGTCCGGCGCGCGATCCCCTGGGTCGCCGGGCTCGGATCCGTGTTCGTGGTCGCGTGCGACATCATCGCGCGCGTCGTGCGGTTCCCGTACGAGATCCCACTGTCGGTCGTCGTCGGCATCGTCGGCGCGGGCCTGTTCCTCTGGCTGCTCTTGCGGAGGAGGGGTCGTGTCCACTGA
- a CDS encoding siderophore ABC transporter substrate-binding protein: MSMIRPLSALSLVAASALVLAGCASQNDAEAAAGGDAPAGADETIEFTFENNIAGEDEEPEYESVTVNVPKDPENVVIFDMASLDTWGSLGGAPVVGAPLDSVPDYLADFVADDAINAGTLFEADLLEIEAAQPDLIIVAGRSATLYDDLREIAPTVNLSSEGSFEETLERNTTFLGEVLGAEDEAATALADIEAQLAEVRELTAEIETGLSVMVSGDSLSALKPANGDYSGRNLRGGLVYDLFGVAPITDDIEAATHGEPISFEFLTEFDPEYLFVTDRNAATNEEGAQSADVVLDNDIVHETTAWKNDNIVYLDPTAWYIVFGGLQTTQIMIDDITAGVA; this comes from the coding sequence ATGAGCATGATCCGTCCCCTGTCCGCGCTGTCGCTTGTGGCCGCGTCCGCGCTCGTCCTGGCTGGCTGCGCCTCGCAGAACGACGCCGAGGCCGCCGCCGGAGGGGACGCGCCGGCCGGTGCCGACGAGACGATCGAGTTCACGTTTGAGAACAACATCGCGGGCGAGGACGAGGAGCCGGAGTACGAGTCGGTGACGGTCAACGTGCCGAAGGACCCCGAGAACGTCGTGATCTTCGACATGGCGTCGCTCGACACGTGGGGATCTCTTGGTGGCGCTCCCGTTGTCGGTGCGCCGCTCGATTCCGTGCCCGACTACCTGGCCGACTTCGTCGCCGACGATGCGATCAATGCCGGCACCCTGTTTGAGGCCGACCTGCTGGAGATCGAGGCGGCGCAGCCCGACCTCATCATCGTTGCGGGCCGCTCGGCGACGCTCTACGACGACCTGCGCGAGATCGCACCGACGGTGAACCTGTCGTCCGAGGGCTCCTTCGAGGAGACCCTTGAGCGCAACACGACCTTCCTCGGTGAGGTGCTCGGCGCCGAGGACGAGGCCGCGACGGCGCTGGCCGACATCGAAGCACAGCTTGCCGAGGTTCGCGAGCTGACCGCTGAGATCGAGACCGGTCTCAGCGTGATGGTGTCCGGCGACAGCCTCAGTGCGCTCAAGCCGGCGAACGGCGACTACTCCGGCCGCAACCTGCGCGGCGGCCTCGTCTACGACCTGTTCGGTGTCGCCCCCATCACCGACGACATCGAAGCGGCGACGCACGGCGAGCCGATTTCGTTCGAGTTCCTGACGGAGTTCGACCCCGAGTACCTGTTCGTGACTGACCGGAACGCGGCGACCAACGAAGAGGGCGCGCAGTCCGCCGATGTGGTCCTCGACAACGACATCGTGCACGAGACGACCGCCTGGAAGAACGACAACATCGTCTACCTCGACCCGACCGCCTGGTACATCGTGTTCGGCGGCCTCCAGACGACGCAGATCATGATCGACGACATCACAGCGGGCGTTGCGTAA
- a CDS encoding siderophore-interacting protein has product MTTSTSTSPSFALERESVELAFRRAHLVSREFLTDRYVRIRVAGEELDGFGQTSGVDDHIRIFLPEAEPGTVEEMREAPSREFTPLAWGDDDAGTPFLDLEFALHGDEGVASRWAANAPIGAPIGVGGPRGTIRLAGKPDGWLLAGDETAIAQIRRYAALLDEDDAAVILIEVPTAADQVPIDAPVPVEYIHRKRAFPGTALAAALANMDEDDKPGEDPFVFVGAEQAIVKPARALAVGRWGVDPARAVIKGYWKRGDTEYHAAH; this is encoded by the coding sequence ATGACGACGTCCACCAGCACCTCCCCCTCGTTCGCTCTTGAGCGCGAGAGCGTCGAGCTCGCCTTCCGCCGCGCCCACCTCGTCTCGCGCGAGTTCCTGACCGACCGGTACGTGCGGATCCGCGTGGCCGGCGAGGAGCTCGACGGATTCGGACAGACCTCGGGCGTCGACGATCACATCCGCATCTTCCTGCCGGAGGCCGAGCCGGGAACCGTCGAGGAGATGCGGGAGGCGCCGAGTCGCGAGTTCACGCCGCTCGCGTGGGGCGACGACGACGCGGGGACGCCGTTCCTCGACCTCGAGTTCGCGCTGCACGGTGACGAGGGTGTCGCGAGCCGCTGGGCCGCGAACGCCCCGATCGGCGCTCCGATCGGGGTCGGTGGCCCGCGCGGCACAATCCGCCTCGCGGGCAAGCCCGATGGCTGGCTCCTCGCCGGCGACGAGACGGCCATCGCACAGATCCGCCGCTACGCCGCGCTTCTCGACGAAGACGACGCCGCGGTGATCCTCATCGAAGTTCCGACGGCCGCCGACCAGGTTCCGATCGACGCCCCGGTTCCGGTCGAATACATCCACCGCAAGCGCGCGTTCCCCGGGACCGCCCTCGCCGCCGCGCTCGCGAACATGGATGAGGACGACAAGCCGGGCGAGGATCCGTTCGTCTTCGTGGGGGCGGAGCAGGCGATCGTCAAGCCCGCCCGCGCGCTCGCCGTCGGCCGGTGGGGCGTGGATCCCGCTCGCGCCGTCATCAAGGGCTATTGGAAGCGCGGCGACACGGAGTATCACGCGGCTCACTGA